The following coding sequences lie in one Conexibacter woesei Iso977N genomic window:
- a CDS encoding aspartate aminotransferase family protein, with protein MLDSTPTLSGAEALVQRDRDLLIHPYLPTSVQERVIMQRGEGCRLWDVAGREYLDATGGLWLAQVGHGRREIAEAARAQMEQLEYFMSFWEFSNERAIELADRLVAISPDGVDHVYFTSGGSEGNEAAIKMARYFHHRRGDTERNWILARDQAYHGVGYGSGSATGFPIYHEGFGPMLPNVKHLTTPWPYRSELFGGEDPTDFLLRELEDTIDTIGADRIAAMIGEPIMGVAGMIIPPEGYWTRVRELLSRHGILLIFDEVVTAYGRTGSWFAAQHFGIEPDIIVTAKGLTSGYMPQGAVLVSGAVAEVLGQDHGFPMGYTYNGHPTACAVALANLDIIEREDLLGKAKSTGKYLLDKLTPLADELEIVGEVRGVGMMLALELVTSKETREPLVVSPPVEDVARRDTGVIVRNCGHNVVLSPPLSMTIAEADELVGALESVLRRLQPDGSWS; from the coding sequence ATGCTCGACTCGACCCCCACGCTCAGCGGCGCCGAAGCGCTGGTCCAGCGCGACCGCGACCTGCTGATCCACCCGTACCTGCCGACGAGCGTGCAGGAGCGCGTGATCATGCAGCGCGGCGAGGGCTGCCGGCTGTGGGACGTCGCGGGGCGCGAGTACCTCGACGCGACCGGCGGGCTGTGGCTGGCGCAGGTCGGCCACGGGCGCAGGGAGATCGCCGAGGCGGCCCGCGCGCAGATGGAGCAGCTCGAGTACTTCATGTCGTTCTGGGAGTTCTCCAACGAGCGCGCGATCGAGCTGGCCGACCGGCTCGTGGCGATCTCGCCGGACGGCGTCGACCACGTGTACTTCACGAGCGGCGGGTCGGAGGGCAACGAGGCCGCGATCAAGATGGCGCGGTATTTCCACCACCGCCGCGGCGACACCGAGCGCAACTGGATCCTCGCCCGCGACCAGGCCTACCACGGCGTCGGCTACGGCTCGGGCAGCGCGACCGGGTTCCCGATCTACCACGAGGGCTTCGGGCCGATGCTGCCCAACGTGAAGCACCTGACCACGCCGTGGCCCTACCGCAGCGAGCTGTTCGGCGGCGAGGACCCCACGGACTTCCTCCTGCGCGAGCTCGAGGACACCATCGACACGATCGGCGCCGACAGGATCGCCGCGATGATCGGCGAGCCGATCATGGGCGTCGCGGGCATGATCATCCCGCCGGAGGGCTACTGGACGCGCGTGCGCGAGCTGCTCTCCCGCCACGGGATCCTGCTGATCTTCGACGAGGTCGTGACCGCCTACGGCCGGACCGGCTCGTGGTTCGCCGCCCAGCACTTCGGCATCGAGCCCGACATCATCGTCACGGCCAAGGGCCTGACGTCCGGGTACATGCCCCAGGGCGCGGTGCTCGTCTCGGGCGCGGTCGCCGAGGTGCTCGGCCAGGACCACGGGTTCCCGATGGGCTACACCTACAACGGCCACCCGACCGCGTGCGCGGTGGCGCTGGCCAACCTCGACATCATCGAGCGCGAGGACCTGCTCGGGAAGGCCAAGTCCACCGGGAAGTACTTGTTGGACAAGTTGACGCCGCTGGCCGACGAGCTGGAGATCGTCGGCGAGGTCCGCGGCGTGGGCATGATGTTGGCCTTGGAGCTGGTGACGTCGAAGGAGACGCGTGAGCCGCTGGTCGTGTCGCCGCCGGTCGAGGACGTCGCACGCAGGGACACCGGCGTGATCGTGCGC
- the argE gene encoding acetylornithine deacetylase, translating to MAPDRGAVALLARLVACRSIAGGGNGELIAEVAHVLEGAGAVVHVLDGTRSGVSVLHAVLGPADAAGGLLLAAHGDVVDVAGQRWTSDPFSLCESDGRLHGRGATDMKGFLAAALAAVRASDPSALRAPLHLALSHDEELGCAGIGPLLDALGDNLLPAPLAGVVVGEPTALRVVDRHKGKAALDITVRGRAAHSATPAAGVNAVVATAQLVGQLEALGSELAGEATDAAFSVPHATIGIGPIAGGVAVNIVPDTCTLKVETRVLPGQPLDGIVGRIEAVAAALETELQARAPEAVVAVRQVAGYPALAPDPAGAAFAAHVGTVAGRGSGGAVDFGTEAGLYQQRLGVPVVVCGPGSMAQGHTPDEYLTVAELTAGEAFVAGLIARLRG from the coding sequence ATGGCGCCTGACCGCGGCGCGGTCGCGCTGCTGGCGCGGCTCGTCGCGTGCCGGTCGATCGCGGGCGGCGGCAACGGCGAGCTGATCGCCGAGGTGGCGCACGTGCTGGAGGGCGCGGGCGCGGTTGTGCATGTCCTTGACGGCACGCGTTCCGGCGTATCGGTCCTGCACGCGGTGCTCGGCCCCGCCGACGCCGCGGGCGGGCTGCTGCTCGCCGCGCACGGCGACGTCGTCGACGTCGCGGGCCAGCGCTGGACGAGCGACCCCTTCAGCCTGTGCGAGTCCGACGGCCGGCTCCACGGCCGCGGCGCGACCGACATGAAGGGGTTCCTCGCGGCGGCGCTGGCGGCGGTGCGCGCGAGCGACCCGTCGGCCCTGCGCGCGCCGCTGCACCTCGCGCTGTCCCACGACGAGGAGCTGGGCTGCGCGGGCATCGGGCCGCTGCTCGACGCGTTGGGCGACAACCTGCTCCCGGCCCCGCTGGCGGGTGTGGTGGTGGGGGAGCCGACCGCGCTGCGCGTCGTCGACCGCCACAAGGGCAAGGCGGCGCTGGACATCACCGTGCGCGGCCGCGCCGCGCACAGCGCCACGCCGGCCGCGGGCGTCAACGCGGTCGTCGCGACGGCGCAGCTGGTCGGGCAGCTCGAAGCGCTCGGGAGCGAGCTGGCCGGCGAGGCGACCGACGCCGCGTTCTCGGTCCCGCACGCGACGATCGGGATCGGCCCGATCGCGGGCGGCGTGGCCGTCAACATCGTCCCGGACACGTGCACGCTGAAGGTCGAGACGCGCGTGCTCCCCGGCCAGCCGCTCGACGGGATCGTCGGCCGGATCGAGGCGGTCGCCGCTGCGCTCGAAACCGAGCTGCAGGCGCGCGCCCCCGAGGCGGTGGTCGCGGTCCGGCAGGTCGCGGGCTACCCGGCGCTGGCACCGGATCCCGCGGGCGCCGCGTTCGCTGCCCACGTCGGCACGGTGGCCGGTCGCGGCAGCGGCGGCGCGGTCGACTTCGGCACCGAGGCCGGCCTCTACCAGCAGCGCCTCGGCGTCCCGGTCGTCGTCTGCGGCCCCGGCTCGATGGCCCAGGGCCACACGCCCGACGAGTACCTGACGGTCGCCGAGCTGACCGCCGGCGAGGCGTTCGTGGCCGGGCTGATCGCGCGCCTGCGCGGTTGA